Part of the Photobacterium sp. DA100 genome is shown below.
TCTGCCAAGTCAATACCGGATGGGTTTTGAGGTCATCGATAGTGTTTATTGCAAGGCTGTCGCTTTTCTTGCTGATAGCAAAATTCACAAAGGTAACGAGATGATCGGAATAGTAGATTTCGCCGCCATCGACCAGCACGCCTATGGCAATATCGGCTTTTTGGTTTTGTACTGCGCTTTGTACATACGTCAGTGGCATTTGAACAAACTCCAGCTCGTACCCTTCCAATGCCTGTCTGACAATATCAACTTCGAGACCTTTGCTGCCATTATCCATCACATAAGGTGGCATATCGGTAGAGATGGCAACAATAAGTTTGCGTTGTTCGGCAGATAGGTGGACAACAGCCAAAAGGGCTGAGCTGTATATGGCCAGTTTCAAAGGGAGCAGATAGCGAGGCTTTGAGTTGGTATTGTTC
Proteins encoded:
- a CDS encoding transporter substrate-binding domain-containing protein translates to MNNTNSKPRYLLPLKLAIYSSALLAVVHLSAEQRKLIVAISTDMPPYVMDNGSKGLEVDIVRQALEGYELEFVQMPLTYVQSAVQNQKADIAIGVLVDGGEIYYSDHLVTFVNFAISKKSDSLAINTIDDLKTHPVLTWQNAYLELGDEFKTLFSPGSEYRSNYHEFGNQADQVAQFWKADKQVIVIDRSIFEFFSKAMKQSTDNVEYHSLFPPATDFKASFKDKAIKDAFNKNLKEMCQSGDYVKLLEVYDVELETTVCDKIK